From one Rosa rugosa chromosome 4, drRosRugo1.1, whole genome shotgun sequence genomic stretch:
- the LOC133742473 gene encoding acetylornithine deacetylase, whose amino-acid sequence MASSTTDDLKKTLGDLDKDSFISLLSKLIGEAEFVQNNPPDLIPQEDRVVKHVLASLLPLSTTTGGGPLLINHVTYHPGRGNVIVEYPGTVPGKVLSFVGCHMDVVTANPDDWEFDPFSLSIDGDKLRGRGTTDCLGHVALVTELMRRLAQTKPKLKSTVVVVLIANEENSSIAGVGVDALVKDGLLNKLKDGPLFWIDTADKQPCIGTGGSIPWKLHVTGKLFHSGLPHKAINPLELAMEALKEIQSRFYRDFPPHDKEKVYGYATPSTMKPTQWKYPGGGINQIPFECTISGDVRLTPFYNVTDVMKKLQEYVDDINENITKLDSRGPVSKYVLPDENLRGRLTISFDETSSGVACDLESRGFHVLCKATEEVVGHVKPYSITGTLPLIRELQDEGFDVQTSGYGLMSTYHAKNEYCLFSDMAEGYRVFASVISQLED is encoded by the exons ATGGCTTCCTCCACCACCGACGACCTCAAGAAAACCCTCGGCGACCTCGACAAGGACTCCTTCATATCCCTCCTCTCCAAGCTCATCGGCGAGGCCGAGTTCGTCCAGAACAACCCCCCCGACCTCATTCCTCAGGAGGACCGAGTCGTCAAGCACGTGCTCGCCTCTCTCTTGCCCCTTAGCACCACCACCGGCGGCGGACCCCTCCTCATCAATCACGTGACTTACCACCCCGGCAGGGGCAACGTGATTGTGGAGTACCCGGGGACTGTGCCCGGGAAAGTGCTGTCCTTTGTGGGGTGCCACATGGACGTCGTCACTGCCAATCCTGATGACTGG GAATTTGATCCCTTCTCCTTGAGCATTGATGGGGACAAACTGCGTGGCCGAGGCACCACTGATTGCTTAGGGCATGTTGCACTTGTAACTGAGCTCATGAGAAGGCTGGCGCAGACAAAACCAAAACTGAAGTCAACTGTGGTGGTTGTCTTGATAGCAAATGAAGAGAATTCTTCCATTGCAGGAGTTGGTGTGGATGCACTTGTGAAGGATGGGCTACTCAACAAGCTAAAGGATGGTCCTTT GTTTTGGATAGATACAGCAGATAAACAACCATGtattggtactggtggatcgaTACCTTGGAAGCTTCATGTGACTGGGAAGCTTTTTCACAGTGGTTTACCGCACAAG GCTATAAACCCTTTGGAGCTAGCTATGGAAGCACTGAAGGAGATCCAATCTCGGTTCTATAGAGATTTTCCTCCCCATGATAAGGAAAAGGTGTATGGATATGCAACACCGTCAACCATGAAACCAACTCAATGGAAAT ATCCAGGTGGTGGAATAAATCAAATTCCTTTTGAGTGTACAATTTCAGGAGATGTCAG gttAACTCCATTCTACAA CGTTACGGATGTGATGAAAAAGCTTCAAGAATATGTGGATGACATTAATGAAAACATAACAAAGCTAGACTCACGAGGTCCAGTTTCAAAGTATGTCCTGCCTGATGAAAACTTACGGGGAag ACTTACAATAAGCTTCGATGAGACATCATCTGGAGTTGCTTGTGACCTGGAGTCTCGCGGCTTTCATGTATTATGCAAAGCTACTGAAGAGGTTGTTGGCCATGTGAAGCCTTACTCGATTACTGGAACTTTGCCTCTCATTAGAGAACTGCAG GATGAAGGATTCGATGTTCAAACTTCTGGATATG GCTTGATGTCCACATACCATGCCAAGAATGAGTACTGCCTATTTTCTGATATGGCGGAAGGCTACCGGGTGTTTGCAAGTGTTATCTCCCAACTAGAAGATTGA
- the LOC133742474 gene encoding uncharacterized protein LOC133742474 yields MELPLISLAATTSTTSTASFGGKLGLCDFPVTRKRRDGGRVSVRQVRASAEQRSSEGINGSEAESGRRRFTSPAMEVTTLNPSFNEAEYPVWEKIGAVVRLSYGIGIYGAMALAGRFICSTMGIDIVGGFELNLDAIVQGLGYAAPPIMALLFILDDEVVKLSPHARAIRDVEDEELRSFFYGMSPLQFILIVTASSLGEELFYRAAVQGSLAEIFLKGTDLVTDIRGMASLSGVLPPFVPFAQAFAAVITAALTGSLYYVAASPKDPAYVVAPVLQSRSGREDLKKLFAAWYQRRQMKKIYSPLLEGLLALYLGFEWNQTNNLLAPMITHGIYSAVILGHGLWKIHDHRKRLHQRIEQLKEQSRE; encoded by the exons ATGGAGCTTCCGCTCATATCGCTAGCCGCTACTACTAGTACTACTTCCACGGCGTCGTTTGGCGGTAAGCTCGGGCTGTGCGATTTTCCGGTGACGAGAAAGAGGCGGGACGGAGGTAGGGTTTCTGTGCGGCAGGTTAGGGCTTCGGCGGAGCAGAGGAGTAGCGAGGGTATTAATGGAAGTGAGGCGGAGAGTGGAAGACGGCGGTTCACGAGTCCTGCCATGGAGGTCACCACATTGAATCCGAGCTTCAATGAAGCTGAGTATCCTGTTTGGGAGAAGATTGGTGCTGTTGTTAGACTTAGTTATGGAATTG GTATATATGGTGCAATGGCTTTAGCGGGTAGATTTATATGCTCAACGATGGGTATCGATATCGTGGGAGGTTTCGAGTTAAATTTAGATGCAATTGTACAAGGGCTTGGATATGCAGCTCCACCAATCATGGCGCTTCTTTTTATACTCGAT GATGAAGTTGTAAAGTTATCACCTCATGCACGTGCAATTAGAGACGTAGAGGATGAGGAGCTGCGCAGTTTCTTTTATGGAATGTCACCATTGCAG TTCATACTAATTGTTACTGCAAGCTCTTTGGGAGAGGAACTTTTCTACAGGGCTGCTGTTCAG GGATCATTAGCCGAGATATTTTTGAAGGGAACAGATCTGGTGACAGACATTCGAGGAATGGCATCTCTG TCTGGGGTTCTACCCCCATTTGTCCCATTTGCTCAGGCATTTGCAGCAGTGATCACAGCTGCTCTTACAGGTTCTTTGTACTATGTGGCTGCCTCTCCAAAAG ATCCTGCTTATGTAGTTGCACCAGTTTTACAATCTCGCTCTGGTCGTGAAGATCTGAAAAAGCTGTTTGCAG CTTGGTATCAGAGAAGGCAAATGAAGAAGATATACTCTCCCCTTCTTGAAGGACTTTTGGCCCTCTATCTCGGTTTTGAGTGGAACCAG ACGAATAATCTTCTTGCACCTATGATCACCCACGGCATATATTCTGCTGTGATATTGGGTCATGGCCTTTGGAAGATACATGATCATCGTAAACGACTACATCAGAGAATCGAGCAGCTTAAAGAACAAAGTAGAGAGTAG